atctataCTTTTATGCAAAATGTTGAGTAAAGCTGAAGCCGTAGAACTGAATTACCCgcgatgaagatgatgatgacaaGGGCGACAATGGCGATCATCGCTTTTTCTTCTCCTGGTTCCGGTACATGCATGCTTTCTCTTCCTCCTCATTTCTTGTCTTCATCGCATTATACCTTTCATTCCAAATCGCTGAATTTTAACACCCTGGATGATGCCCTCTCTTCTTTTAATCGGATGCTTCATATGCATCCTCCTCCCTCTATTGCTGATTTCACTAAACTTTTAACCTCCATCACTAAAATGAAACACTACTCCACTGTGCTTTCTCTTTCTCACCAAATGGATTCTTTTGGAATTCCACCCAACATTTACACTCTTAACATCCTCATTAATTCTTTCTGCCATTTGCAACGGTTGGGTTTCGCTTTCTCCGTTTTAGCCAAAATCCTCAAACTTGGGCATCAACCCAATATTGCAACCTTCAACACTCTGATTAGGGGGCTCTGTGTTGAGGGTAAAATCGGTGAAGTCCTCCActtgtttgataaaatgattGGGGAAGGTTTTCAACCCAACGTAGTTACATATGGAACATTGATAAATGGGTTATGCAAAGTGGGCAGCACTAGTGCCGCTATCAGGTTGCTTAGAAGCATGGAACAAGGAAATTGTCAGCCTGATGTAGTTGTCTATACCTCCATCATTGATAGCCTTTGTAAGGACAGACAAGTAACCCAGGCTTTCAACCTTTTCTCTGAGATGATCCATCAAGGCATTTCACCTAGTATTTTTACTTACAACTCATTAATTCACGCACTATGTAATTTATGTGAGTGGAAACATGTCACAACACTGCTCAATGAAATGGTAAATAGCAAGATAATGCCAAATGTAGTTATCTTTAGTACAGTGGTGGACACACTCTGTAAAGAAGGAAAGGTCATGGAGGCACATGATGTGGTCGATATGATGATTAAAAGAGGTGTGGAGCCTAATGTAGTCACCTACAATGCATTGATGGATGGACACTGTTTGCGTTCTGAAATGGATGAGGCGGTTAAAGTATTTGATACAATGGTTTGTAAGGGATTTGCTCCTGATGTTGTCAGTTATAGCACCTTGATCAATGGTTATTGCAAGATTCAAAGGATAGAAAAGGCCATGTATCTCTTTGAAGAAATGTGTCGAAAAGAATTGATTCCTAACACTGTGACTTACAGCACTCTTATGCATGGCTTATGCCATGTTGGAAGACTCCAGGATGCAATAGCACTTTTTCATGAGATGGTAACTCGTGGCCAAATTCCAGATTTTGTCACTTACTGTATTTTATTGGACTATCTATGCAAAAATCGTCGTCTTGATGAAGCTATGGCTTTGCTGAAAGCTATTGAAGGTAGTAATATGGATCCTGATATACAAATTTATACTATTGTCATTGATGGCATGTGTAGGGCTGGTGAACTTGAGGCTGCAAGGGATCTCTTTTCCAATCTCTCCTCCAAAGGTTTACATCCTAATGTTTGGACTTATACCATAATGATAAATGGGCTTTGTCAACAAGGGTTATTGGCTGAGGCAAGTAAGTTATTTGGGGAAATGAAGAGGAAGGGCTACTCCCCAAATGGTTGCACTTATAATTTGATTACTCGAGGATTTTTACGGAATAATGAGACACTAAGAGGTATTCAACTTCTTCAAGAAATGCTTGCAAGGGGATTTTCTGCTGATGCATCCACCTCCACACTATTAGTGGAAATGTTGTCTGATGATGGATTAGATCAATCTGTAAAACAAATTCTTAGTGAGTTTCTACAGTAAAGAATTATGATATTCATCGATTCTAATTTTCTAAATATGAACTTCTTTGAGGGTCTCACTCTTCATTATTGTTGTTAATGGCTTTTGATCGTGTTGACTAAGGTTTTGTAAGCCAGAGAgcttaatttatcaaaaaatcatGTTGTTGCCAAAGGTTGATCTAGTTTATGCTTACTTATGTAGGTTGATGATTTCATTTGATGGtgaatttaaaaagtaaacaaGGAGACTAATGAGTGGGGAGGGTTGGCTAAACCATTTGATGCATGTGACATAGGTTGTAAGCATTCAGTATGTTGATTGTTGAGAAGATCAACTTGGAGAGTGTTGATTAGTATCATCTTGCATgtgaatttgttttaaaatcatgttGGGAGAATGTTGTTGCATGATTGGTTTGTGCATATTGAAGCAGGGGAGTTCCTAAAATTCTCTTGGACTAACCTAACTTTGATGGTTAATTTACAACTATTGTTGAAGAAAGTTAGGAAGTTGGTTAggatttttatgttttccttcGATAAAATCCAGTGACTTGGAGTAGATAGgacatttcctatttttttctcttcagttactattttttctctttacttAAGTTAGGATTCTAGGCTGCTAGGAGTCTCACTTCATTAGAATTCTAGGCTGCTAAGAGTCTCGCTTAGTTAGGATTCTAGACTGCTAAGAGTCCTATTTATTTCCTGCTGTATTTCCAGaagaaattaaatgaaaaaaaaaaaaggaagaatttgCATTTTCTTCCAAACAGCTTTTATGGTATCAGAGTAGAGAACAGATTCTTAAGGCGATCTCTTTGTGGAAAAAACGGCAATGACCAGGGCCAGGGGTACATCACCAGATTCTGAGGCTACGGTCTGCCACCATCCAACCAACTAATAGTGTGGATCACTTGACTGCAAATTCCTCTTTGCAAATAACTGTTCATAGATTGAATGGCAAGAATTATTTAGAGTTGGTTGCAATCTGTTAAATTAGGGATTGATGGTAGAGGCAAGTTGGGATATCTTATGGGAGAAGTACAGAAACTTGTAGAAGGAGACCCAAATTTCAGAACATGGAGATCAAAGAATTCCTTAGTAATAGCATGGCTTCTCAATTCCATGAAACCAT
Above is a genomic segment from Vitis riparia cultivar Riparia Gloire de Montpellier isolate 1030 chromosome 14, EGFV_Vit.rip_1.0, whole genome shotgun sequence containing:
- the LOC117931028 gene encoding putative pentatricopeptide repeat-containing protein At1g12700, mitochondrial; translated protein: MKMMMTRATMAIIAFSSPGSGTCMLSLPPHFLSSSHYTFHSKSLNFNTLDDALSSFNRMLHMHPPPSIADFTKLLTSITKMKHYSTVLSLSHQMDSFGIPPNIYTLNILINSFCHLQRLGFAFSVLAKILKLGHQPNIATFNTLIRGLCVEGKIGEVLHLFDKMIGEGFQPNVVTYGTLINGLCKVGSTSAAIRLLRSMEQGNCQPDVVVYTSIIDSLCKDRQVTQAFNLFSEMIHQGISPSIFTYNSLIHALCNLCEWKHVTTLLNEMVNSKIMPNVVIFSTVVDTLCKEGKVMEAHDVVDMMIKRGVEPNVVTYNALMDGHCLRSEMDEAVKVFDTMVCKGFAPDVVSYSTLINGYCKIQRIEKAMYLFEEMCRKELIPNTVTYSTLMHGLCHVGRLQDAIALFHEMVTRGQIPDFVTYCILLDYLCKNRRLDEAMALLKAIEGSNMDPDIQIYTIVIDGMCRAGELEAARDLFSNLSSKGLHPNVWTYTIMINGLCQQGLLAEASKLFGEMKRKGYSPNGCTYNLITRGFLRNNETLRGIQLLQEMLARGFSADASTSTLLVEMLSDDGLDQSVKQILSEFLQ